The following proteins are encoded in a genomic region of Thioflexithrix psekupsensis:
- the hflD gene encoding high frequency lysogenization protein HflD, protein MSIEESTLALAGVFQAAELVRSVARQGLVDQTPFESSLYSILQVNADSIVAVYGELSGLKCGLIALSRQLQRNDPTPESRKREMEAMRYALGAILLERKLSKRSDVLSRLGEGIEDIRAFAETRSVAHPEVVTQMARLYSNTLSTFDYRIQVSGEPRYLENTSNADKVRALLLAGVRSAVLWRQKGGTRLQLLFSRGKILRATQQFLEQINVVDRIIHPPRE, encoded by the coding sequence ATGAGCATCGAAGAAAGTACCCTCGCGCTTGCTGGCGTGTTTCAAGCAGCCGAGCTGGTTCGCTCGGTGGCACGACAAGGTTTGGTCGATCAAACCCCTTTTGAAAGCAGTTTGTACAGTATTTTACAAGTCAATGCAGACTCCATTGTCGCGGTTTATGGCGAATTAAGTGGGTTGAAATGCGGTCTGATTGCCTTGTCTCGCCAATTGCAACGTAACGATCCCACTCCCGAAAGTCGCAAGCGAGAAATGGAAGCCATGCGTTATGCGTTGGGTGCTATTTTATTGGAACGCAAGTTGAGCAAACGCTCAGACGTATTGTCGCGCTTAGGAGAAGGGATCGAAGACATTCGCGCCTTCGCTGAAACGCGCTCGGTGGCTCATCCCGAAGTTGTGACACAAATGGCACGCTTATATTCCAACACATTAAGCACCTTTGATTATCGTATTCAAGTCAGCGGAGAACCACGCTATTTAGAAAACACCAGTAATGCCGATAAAGTGCGCGCATTGCTGTTAGCGGGCGTGCGTTCAGCCGTGTTATGGCGGCAAAAGGGCGGAACACGCTTACAATTGTTGTTTTCTCGTGGAAAAATTTTACGCGCCACCCAACAGTTTTTAGAACAAATTAATGTGGTGGATCGGATTATTCACCCGCCGCGGGAATAG